The Deltaproteobacteria bacterium genomic sequence CAACGACCGCCACGACGTCGCGCTCATTGCGCGCTTCGATACGGCGGGCAATCTCGATCCCGGGTTCGGCGGTGGCAAGGGCTATCAGACCTTGGAATTCGGCGGTGTTTTTCCGGACTATCTGACCGCCGTGGACCAAGCTCCTGGTGGCCCGATCGTCGTTGCGGGGTATGTGCGCGGCGGACCCAGCAACAATCGTCATGACGTCGCGCTGGTAGCGTACTTCGATAACTCCGGAAATCTTCTGGTGCATCGGACGCTGGAGTTCGGCGGGCTGTATCCTGACTACCTGAAGGCGCTGGCGGTGATGTCCGACGGTCGCGCCGTGGTGGGCGGTTTCGTATACGAGGGCGCAACGCCGCGGGGGGTCGTGGCGCGCTTCACGGGCGGAGGAGACCTGGATCCGTCTTTCGGAGGCGGGACGGGCTACAACGTCTTCCCATTGGCGCTCGGAACGTCGTGGGTCGACGCCATACTGCTGCAACCGGATGGGTCAGTAGTCGCCGCGGGTAAGGCCATCCGGGCGGGGACCAGCCGAGAAGTCGCCATGAGCACGCGTCTCACGGCATCGGGTGCCCGCGATGGACAGTGGGGGCCCGACGGTTCGGGGTTCGCGTTGCACGAGTTCACGCCCGTTCACAGTCGGGTAACCGCGATAGACCAGCGAATCGACGGTAAACCGCTCGTCGTCGGCTACGGTGACGACGGGAATCGGCTGCTGGGCTTCGTCGCTACGCTCACCAGCACCGGCGCGCTCGATAACAGCTTCGGGCGAGGCTGCCTTCGTTTCGCTGATGGGAGTGGCTCGGGCGGAGGCTGTGTCTGCGAGCCTGGCGAGGCATGCGCATGTGGCGACGCGTCGCCGCTGCTTTGTGTCGGCGAGAAGATCCGCTGCGTCAACAAGAAGCAGGCCGCCACGATGAAATGCTGGCAACGTTGCACGAAGACCCCCGAGAGCGGGTGCGGCGCAGCGCTCGCGTCGTGCGTCGCGGACGCATGGCTCAAGTTCGCTGGCGACAGTGGCGGCACCGCGGGCTGCATGTCGAAAGCCGAGCAGCGGCAGAATGCCGACATCGTAGAGTCGCTCTGCCTCACTATCGGAGACGCGGACGAGAGGGCGGCGGAGATAGCGGCGTTCGTCGAAGACGTCGCCCAAGCGGTGTCTTCGAGCGTGCCGCCGCCGCACTCCGATCAGTGTGCGCTGGGCAAGCAGCGTTGTATCGAGAAGAAGTTGGCCGGCGCGCTCGAATGCCAGCGCGCATGTCTTCGCGACCCGAGCCGATGCGGGACGTCCTTGATCACCTGTCTCGCGAAAGGCGACGCGAAGTTCCATGGCCCCGGAGGAGACTCCGCCCGGAGTTGCTTCGCGCGTGTCGAAAGCAAGCAAGCGGCCGAGCGCCCGGAAACTCTATGTGCGACAACCGGCGATCGTGAAGCCATCGGGGGCGAGATCGATGCGTTCGTCGCCGCCATGGTGGCACGGTTGAGCGCGCAATGAATGGACCAGGGGGTTCTCACCTAGCTAGGATCCTGATTCGCTGTCGAAAAGGAGGCTCTTCGTGAATAGCCGGCTCGTCCGCGTCGTCGCTCTATGGTTCGCCGTCGTTGGGTTCCCGGAGTCCATTAGTGCGGCGCCGTTGGACGAAAACGGCCAGGCGAGCGATGTCGTTTTTGAGCGCGACGCGCACGGCAACCGGATTCTGCCGGACTTGGCGAAAGCTCTCGCGGCTCCACATCGCCGTGGTGCACGTTCGGCCAACGAGCTGTCGTTCACGTTCGACTCTCCGGCCGAGCCGTGGACCGCCGCGAAAATCGTCGAGATGTCTACGACGCTGGGGGATTTCTACCCGATCGTGAAGACCATATACGGCCCGCCGGCGTTCGGCATCACGGTCAACGTGCGGAAGGACTCGAACCTCACGACACCCGGTCAGTACAACCCTTCGCTGAATGAGATAGTGTTGCATCCCGCCTCGCAGGCGTCGACCTGGGTGCACGAAATGATCCACGCGTTTCGCGACGATTATGTCTGTTGGCTAGCGACCTATGAGGAAGGAATGACGCGTGCCGCAGAGATCGAGTCCTTTGATCAGCTCGAGACCTACACGTCCGTAAACGAGGCTCACGGCTATCCGTACGACGTGTATTACGAGGCACTGAACCGGGCCGGGGTGGGGGCGACGAACGGTGTCTTCTTCGGGGGCTTGCCGGGTTTCGGGCTGCTTCGATATCAGCTCTCGGGTTATGCCTGGGGTAAGGCCTTGATCGAGAATCCAAATTTTCTCGAGTCGTTCAATGAACAGCTCTATGCACAGATGCTCATCGACCCCTCTACGACCGGCACCGAGGCGAGCCTGCTCGCGATCGCGGCGGCTGTGCAATCGCAGGTGGAGGGCGTCGCCTTCGGGCCTTGGTACGCCCAGCAGCACGTTTTCGATACGACGCCCCCAGTGGGGTATCAGCTCTACCAGCGCATCAGCAGCTGCACGTTCGACCTATTCGAGCGAACCGCCTCGGGACAAGAAATCCCGCAAGCAAATGTCCCGATCTCTTGGGCTGCGTACGACCATAACGATGAGCTTTTCGACAGCGGTACGCATTCGACGGATGGCTCCGGAATCATGGACCTTTGGCCAACTATTCCAGCAGGCTATCGCGGCCGTATGACCGTCGTCGGATCAGCATCCACTCCGGGCGGCGTCGTGACGAGCACGGCGGTGCGTATGGTCGCCGAACCGGATGGCGTGTCGGGCGTCGTCGTAGGGGCATCGACGGGCACGGTCACCGTCACGCCCCTCGACGATCCGGCGTCGACGGTCAGCGTTTCGGTCGTGGATGGCGCCTTCAAGGCGCCGTCGCTCAAGACGCTTCGGGGGCGCTTCACGGCGGAGTTCGTCGGTGAAGATCTTACGACCGCCATGACGCGGTTCACCAAGGACCGCAGCGATTATCTCACGATCGTGACATTGACGTGTGGCGACGCAATCGTAAACGGGACCGACGAGTGCGACGACGGTGACGACGTCAACGGTGACGCGTGCGACGGCAATTGCACCCTACCTGCGTGCGGAAACGGCGTGTTGGCGCCTGGCGAAGACTGCGACGACGGCAACCTCACGAACGGCGACGGGTGTAGCGACGGATGCCTCATCGAGCCCGATCCGACCGCGACGCCGACGCCCGCCGTGTCGCCGACGCCGACGGCTTCACCAACGCCGACGACGACTGCGTCGCCCGCGGTGTGCGGCAACGGCGTGGTGCAGTTCGGCGAGGAGTGCGATGACGGGAACTCGAACGGCGACGATGGGTGCTCGGTAAGCTGCCAAATCGAGCCGTGTACGGCAGGCCCTCCGAGCTTCTGTCGCCAAGAGCTGATTGGCGGCAAGGGTCAGCTCAAGATGCAGCGCGACGCGGCTGACCCCGAGAAACGCCGCATCCAATGGAAGTGGAGCAAGGGTTGGGCGACTCTCAAGCCCGCGTTCGGGGATCCCATCGGCACCGAAGACTACTTCGTCTGCATCTACGACCACGGAACGCTGATCTCGACGACGACCATTCCAGGCGGCGGCACGTGTGCCGGAAAGACCTGCTGGAAGGAGACGCCGAAGGGATACGTGTATCAAGACAAGGAGCGGACTCCGGATGGGGCTCAGCAGTTGAAGCTGATCGGCGGGGTCGGCGCGAAGGCGCAGATTCATTTCAAGGGCGGCGGAAGCAATCTGGACGTCCCTGTACCCGGCGCTCTCGTCGGTCCCGTGGTCGTTCAGGTCAGGCAAGCGAGCGATCCGACGACGTGTTGGGAGTCGACGTTCAGCGTCCCGTTCGGGAAGCAGGACGCCACGTCCTTCGCCGACAAATCAGACTGACGCCTCCGCTCGTCAGGACCTCAAAGCGCACTTGCCACGGCCCGGCGATCGACGG encodes the following:
- a CDS encoding DUF4215 domain-containing protein; this translates as MNSRLVRVVALWFAVVGFPESISAAPLDENGQASDVVFERDAHGNRILPDLAKALAAPHRRGARSANELSFTFDSPAEPWTAAKIVEMSTTLGDFYPIVKTIYGPPAFGITVNVRKDSNLTTPGQYNPSLNEIVLHPASQASTWVHEMIHAFRDDYVCWLATYEEGMTRAAEIESFDQLETYTSVNEAHGYPYDVYYEALNRAGVGATNGVFFGGLPGFGLLRYQLSGYAWGKALIENPNFLESFNEQLYAQMLIDPSTTGTEASLLAIAAAVQSQVEGVAFGPWYAQQHVFDTTPPVGYQLYQRISSCTFDLFERTASGQEIPQANVPISWAAYDHNDELFDSGTHSTDGSGIMDLWPTIPAGYRGRMTVVGSASTPGGVVTSTAVRMVAEPDGVSGVVVGASTGTVTVTPLDDPASTVSVSVVDGAFKAPSLKTLRGRFTAEFVGEDLTTAMTRFTKDRSDYLTIVTLTCGDAIVNGTDECDDGDDVNGDACDGNCTLPACGNGVLAPGEDCDDGNLTNGDGCSDGCLIEPDPTATPTPAVSPTPTASPTPTTTASPAVCGNGVVQFGEECDDGNSNGDDGCSVSCQIEPCTAGPPSFCRQELIGGKGQLKMQRDAADPEKRRIQWKWSKGWATLKPAFGDPIGTEDYFVCIYDHGTLISTTTIPGGGTCAGKTCWKETPKGYVYQDKERTPDGAQQLKLIGGVGAKAQIHFKGGGSNLDVPVPGALVGPVVVQVRQASDPTTCWESTFSVPFGKQDATSFADKSD